A window of the Egibacter rhizosphaerae genome harbors these coding sequences:
- a CDS encoding ATP-binding protein — translation MAMETTLPGREHAVGVLRRELDQTLASHGGLVLVTGEAGIGKSTLVTDALAWARQENALVATGACWEHGGAPGYWPWTQVLRAVERSAPATCLGDPPDPMLCRLLGDDDTPVPARDGHAEFQLADAVTSVLVRASQYRPVVVALEDLHWADPASLRLLEFAAAHTWYEQVLVIGTYRDDEVEAGDHPAQAPLSTLATKATHVALSGLDEAAVGELYVSVTGHVPEDALVAEVRRRTGGNPFFVEQTARVSGPGDSLGVAAAGLRATLERRLSLLPDEVRNVLALASVLGTDFPIGLLVAVDGRPREELREWLGIAGRARLLYEPEPDRLAFSHELVREALYDALDDKEARRLHAEVVAAIEQAPHLARGAALAELAHHACRAYPEIAHDRALGHVLAAAREAACRLAFDEAIAHYVLALDKEADPGCPALAVEPSTRGKRAQVTLELAETRQHAGDLAGARRAYLDVVATARELGDPRLLGQAALGIHELGSSEDDWLGDLALLEEAREHLEDGVVTDPLAVRLMSAVSRVRHHWSASVADNRELAARALELARDAGDDHTLGFALLARHDAIWTPGTADERLALADEMRVVAHRRDDTDLDLQGSLLRMTALLERGDPRGLREHEAFVAATDRSGLPRWRFVAQSRQATLATLQGRFDEAEAHLEAARELGGHLGEVDTVHLWQAQRFELELLRGRFDEAAAVLDTLESPHGLSAFDAAKLAVNRGDATAALGHLEAATLEAASLPGEFGTAGLRLMAQLAAASGESERCEQARAALASVIGDWGMQGAAAAIDGPLRLWAAVIDTAQQGFDEAVEGFAAAARAAERLGARPWIAEAWLGEAETRLRRGGADDAEMAARLLASVVEEADDLGMAHVISRADVVRASLGTVSSTDAPSPRESSDRRTGQFRFDGQVWTLGFAGVTVHMGDAKGLHDLQTLVRHAGSQIQAVQLANPEGGAEVEASRRLGGDAMLDEQAKVAFRDRLTELDEAIDQATTAHDDRRAAQLDAERQTLLDELRRATGLGGRTRRLGDEAERARKTVTARIRDVLRRLDHRHPPLAEHLRASVSTGASCRYDPTEGVAWTF, via the coding sequence ATGGCGATGGAGACGACATTGCCCGGCCGTGAGCACGCTGTCGGGGTGCTGCGCCGTGAGCTGGACCAGACGCTGGCGAGCCACGGCGGTCTGGTCCTGGTCACCGGTGAGGCGGGGATCGGCAAGTCGACCCTGGTGACCGACGCCCTCGCGTGGGCGCGCCAGGAGAACGCGCTGGTGGCGACCGGGGCGTGCTGGGAGCACGGCGGTGCGCCCGGCTACTGGCCGTGGACGCAGGTGCTGCGCGCCGTCGAGCGGTCGGCGCCGGCCACCTGCTTGGGCGACCCACCGGATCCGATGCTGTGCCGACTTCTGGGTGACGACGACACGCCGGTTCCGGCGCGCGACGGTCACGCCGAGTTCCAGCTCGCCGACGCCGTCACGTCGGTGCTGGTCCGCGCGTCGCAGTACCGACCGGTCGTGGTGGCCCTCGAGGACCTGCACTGGGCCGATCCGGCGTCGCTGCGCCTGCTCGAGTTCGCCGCCGCCCACACCTGGTACGAGCAGGTCCTGGTGATCGGCACCTACCGCGACGACGAGGTGGAGGCCGGTGACCACCCCGCACAGGCGCCGTTGTCGACGCTCGCCACCAAGGCGACCCATGTCGCGCTGTCCGGTCTCGACGAGGCTGCCGTGGGTGAGCTCTACGTGAGCGTGACGGGCCACGTGCCCGAGGATGCGCTCGTCGCCGAGGTGCGCCGCCGCACCGGCGGCAATCCGTTCTTCGTCGAGCAGACCGCTCGCGTGTCGGGGCCTGGCGACTCGCTGGGCGTGGCGGCTGCCGGCCTTCGGGCCACGCTGGAGCGTCGCTTGTCGCTGCTGCCCGACGAGGTCCGCAACGTGCTGGCCCTGGCTTCGGTCTTGGGAACCGACTTCCCCATCGGACTGCTCGTAGCAGTCGACGGGCGACCCCGTGAAGAGCTTCGGGAGTGGCTTGGGATCGCGGGGAGGGCGCGGTTGCTGTACGAACCCGAGCCTGACCGGCTGGCGTTTTCCCACGAGCTGGTGCGCGAGGCGCTGTACGACGCGCTCGACGACAAGGAGGCACGCCGCCTGCATGCCGAGGTGGTCGCGGCCATCGAGCAGGCGCCGCATCTTGCCCGCGGGGCGGCCCTCGCCGAGCTCGCTCATCACGCCTGCCGTGCCTACCCCGAGATCGCTCACGACCGGGCGCTCGGGCACGTGCTCGCCGCGGCCCGCGAGGCCGCTTGCCGCTTGGCGTTCGACGAGGCGATCGCCCACTACGTGCTGGCGCTGGACAAGGAGGCTGACCCTGGCTGCCCGGCCCTCGCGGTCGAGCCGTCGACGCGAGGGAAGCGCGCTCAGGTCACGTTGGAGCTGGCCGAGACCCGGCAGCACGCGGGCGACTTGGCAGGTGCCCGCCGGGCCTATCTCGATGTCGTGGCGACCGCCCGCGAGCTTGGCGATCCGCGGCTTCTGGGCCAAGCCGCGCTGGGCATCCATGAACTCGGCAGCTCCGAGGACGACTGGCTCGGCGACCTCGCGCTCCTCGAGGAGGCTCGCGAGCACCTCGAAGACGGAGTGGTCACCGACCCGCTGGCGGTCAGGCTGATGTCGGCGGTGAGCCGTGTCCGCCACCACTGGTCTGCCAGCGTGGCCGACAACCGCGAGCTGGCCGCGCGCGCCCTCGAGCTGGCCCGCGACGCCGGTGACGACCACACGCTCGGCTTCGCGCTGCTGGCGCGCCACGACGCGATCTGGACGCCGGGCACCGCCGACGAGCGGCTCGCCCTGGCCGACGAGATGCGCGTGGTCGCGCACCGACGCGACGACACCGACCTGGACCTCCAGGGGTCGCTGCTGCGGATGACGGCCCTGCTCGAGCGCGGCGACCCGCGCGGCCTTCGCGAGCACGAGGCGTTCGTGGCCGCCACCGACCGCTCGGGGTTGCCGCGCTGGCGCTTCGTGGCCCAGTCGCGCCAGGCCACGCTGGCCACGCTGCAGGGACGCTTCGATGAGGCCGAAGCCCACCTGGAGGCCGCCCGGGAGCTGGGCGGGCACCTGGGCGAGGTCGACACGGTCCACCTGTGGCAGGCCCAGCGGTTCGAGCTGGAGCTGTTGCGGGGCCGGTTCGACGAGGCCGCGGCGGTGCTCGACACCCTCGAATCCCCCCATGGCTTGTCGGCCTTCGACGCGGCGAAGCTGGCGGTCAACCGCGGGGACGCGACGGCCGCGCTCGGCCACCTGGAGGCGGCGACCCTGGAGGCGGCCTCGCTGCCGGGGGAGTTCGGAACGGCCGGGCTGCGACTGATGGCCCAGCTCGCCGCGGCCTCGGGCGAGTCCGAGCGGTGCGAGCAGGCGCGCGCCGCGCTGGCGTCGGTGATCGGCGACTGGGGCATGCAGGGCGCGGCGGCGGCCATCGACGGGCCCCTGCGACTGTGGGCCGCGGTCATCGACACGGCGCAGCAGGGCTTCGACGAGGCGGTCGAAGGGTTCGCCGCCGCAGCCCGAGCCGCCGAGCGTTTGGGGGCACGCCCCTGGATCGCCGAGGCGTGGCTGGGTGAAGCCGAGACCCGGCTGCGGCGCGGCGGCGCCGACGACGCCGAGATGGCTGCGCGCTTATTGGCGTCGGTCGTGGAGGAAGCCGACGACCTCGGCATGGCGCACGTCATCTCGCGAGCGGATGTGGTGCGGGCGTCGCTGGGCACGGTGTCGTCGACCGATGCACCCAGCCCACGTGAGTCCTCGGACCGTCGAACGGGGCAATTCAGGTTCGACGGTCAGGTCTGGACGCTCGGCTTCGCGGGCGTCACGGTCCACATGGGCGACGCCAAAGGCCTGCACGACCTGCAGACGCTGGTGCGACACGCCGGTTCGCAGATCCAGGCGGTGCAGTTGGCCAACCCGGAGGGCGGCGCCGAGGTCGAGGCGTCCAGGCGTCTCGGCGGCGACGCGATGCTGGATGAGCAGGCCAAGGTCGCCTTCCGGGACCGGCTGACCGAGCTGGACGAGGCCATCGACCAGGCCACCACGGCCCACGACGACCGGCGGGCCGCGCAGCTCGACGCCGAACGCCAGACACTGCTCGACGAGCTACGCCGCGCCACGGGCCTGGGAGGGAGGACACGGCGCCTGGGCGATGAGGCCGAGCGGGCCAGAAAGACCGTGACCGCTCGCATCCGCGACGTCCTACGCCGCCTCGATCACCGGCACCCTCCGCTCGCCGAACACCTGCGCGCGTCGGTCTCGACCGGGGCTAGTTGCCGCTACGACCCGACCGAAGGCGTCGCCTGGACCTTCTGA
- a CDS encoding NAD(P)H-binding protein, translating into MRVVAADATDRAPLERALGAHDAVLSALGPTRRNEQVCARSARALVEAMSAVGPRRLVVLSAAPCCAVAPGSRWCRA; encoded by the coding sequence CTGCGGGTCGTCGCGGCAGATGCGACCGACCGTGCTCCTCTCGAGAGGGCGCTCGGTGCGCATGACGCGGTACTGTCGGCATTGGGCCCGACACGCCGCAATGAGCAAGTGTGCGCCCGGTCGGCCCGCGCGCTCGTCGAGGCTATGTCGGCGGTCGGTCCGCGGCGGTTGGTGGTCCTCAGCGCGGCCCCGTGCTGCGCGGTGGCGCCGGGGAGCCGATGGTGTCGCGCCTGA
- a CDS encoding NAD(P)-dependent oxidoreductase, with translation MSRLTLRPIVRTIFRRVYADLEAMEQVLAASSLDWTVLRPGYLTDHPATGYRLAIEANVPGAMRRADLARAMLDVLDDPTTQHRALGIASR, from the coding sequence GTGTCGCGCCTGACCCTGCGGCCCATCGTTCGGACGATCTTTCGACGCGTGTACGCCGACCTCGAGGCCATGGAACAGGTGCTGGCAGCCAGCAGCCTCGACTGGACCGTCCTGCGTCCCGGCTACCTCACCGATCATCCAGCGACCGGCTACCGCCTCGCGATCGAGGCCAACGTCCCGGGCGCCATGCGCCGCGCAGACCTCGCCCGGGCCATGCTCGACGTCCTCGACGACCCCACCACGCAGCACCGGGCGCTGGGCATCGCCTCACGCTAA
- a CDS encoding YybH family protein, whose protein sequence is MTASAQDRQQITAIIEQYRRGFATMDAETLKSIWDRDYRNLIYIAQEAAGPILGWAVIEQYYENVTGFLGSVSTMTIADVSVDVLGDTAYAFCTFHFEGELEGESHIADGRNTFILRRKGGGWKVIHYHESLPGPVTMTDGGGADSQRPAA, encoded by the coding sequence ATGACCGCAAGCGCGCAGGACAGGCAACAGATCACGGCGATCATCGAACAATATCGGCGTGGGTTCGCCACGATGGATGCGGAGACGCTGAAATCAATCTGGGATCGTGACTACCGCAACCTCATCTATATCGCCCAGGAAGCAGCCGGGCCGATCCTGGGATGGGCCGTCATAGAACAGTACTACGAGAACGTAACCGGGTTCCTGGGATCGGTTAGCACCATGACGATCGCCGACGTGTCGGTGGACGTTCTTGGTGATACCGCCTATGCGTTCTGCACCTTCCACTTCGAGGGCGAGCTTGAGGGGGAAAGCCATATCGCTGATGGACGAAACACCTTCATTCTGCGCCGCAAGGGCGGAGGGTGGAAGGTGATTCACTACCACGAATCCCTTCCCGGCCCGGTGACGATGACCGATGGAGGGGGCGCGGACTCGCAACGCCCGGCGGCCTGA
- a CDS encoding MFS transporter — MAQPAIAADLTPSGAQALWILHVGEFLAAGFVITMGRLTDRIGRRRLLTIGVAVYGVASMGAALSPSAELLIAARALLGVAAATIMPSSFVLGQRPGRGEPAGGRPVAVAGLPRHVGGATGPDQHRPVGDRGNDHDLRAPGDGRPRRGAAGLPRGGRLRAGGGDRVRAPPATSRRSAAGPAAVRHPGGAGEPRVDGAHDGPPSWEPTCSSLRSSRWAPVSPRPRPGWC, encoded by the coding sequence ATGGCCCAGCCGGCGATCGCGGCCGATCTGACACCCAGCGGGGCGCAGGCGCTGTGGATCCTGCACGTGGGCGAGTTCCTGGCCGCCGGCTTCGTGATCACGATGGGCCGGCTCACCGACCGCATCGGTCGTCGCCGCCTGCTGACGATCGGCGTGGCGGTCTACGGGGTCGCATCCATGGGAGCGGCACTGTCACCCTCGGCCGAGCTGCTGATCGCCGCGCGGGCGCTACTGGGTGTCGCCGCGGCGACGATCATGCCGTCCTCATTTGTTCTTGGCCAACGTCCCGGCCGCGGTGAACCTGCTGGTGGCCGCCCCGTTGCTGTTGCCGGTCTACCGCGACACGTCGGCGGGGCGACTGGACCTGACCAGCATCGCCCTGTCGGTGACCGCGGTAATGACCACGATCTTCGGGCTCCAGGAGATGGCCGACCGCGGCGCGGTGCAGCCGGGCTACCTCGCGGCGGTCGTCTTCGGGCTGGCGGTGGCGACCGTGTTCGTGCGCCGCCAGCGACGTCTCGACGATCCGCTGCTGGACCTGCGGCTGTTCGCCACCCGGGCGGTGCGGGTGAGCCTCGTGTCGATGGTGCTCATGATGGTCCGCCTTCATGGGAACCGACATGCTCTTCGCTCAGGTCCTCCAGGTGGGCGCCGGTCTCTCCTCGGCCCAGGCCGGGCTGGTGCTGA
- a CDS encoding IS1634 family transposase → MYLRETKRRNRDGSVVSYLALAHNERDPESGTPRARILYNLGRADRVDRAALGRLVDSVGRFLDPEASRAGEVEAAGVPPVVDARPMGTSWVADQLWQRLGIATALGEAVAGGRVNAAAVERVIFAMVANRLSAEPLSKRAGTRWVAERVFIDGLEAMSDDDCYRAMDRFGDVVGEVQRRVFFSVANLLNLEVDLLFFDSTSTYWETETGDAPADGDDLAGLADDEDGDGDVAAEAVEAAVRTWGRSKDHRPDLPQVVIGMAVTREGIPVRLWTFPGDTSDQKLIRRVKDDLRDWQLGRVIWVLDRGFTSEQNRRYLQRAGGGYIMGEKLRGASSEAAAALGRQGRYRTVAGNLRVKEVRVDDGAGRDRFVVCHNPEAAERDAAVRAAIVARLEDAIADSDGLSARKRAELAGALKTKPGYNRFLRTTPNGYLRVDRAAVRRDAHYDGKYLLRTSDESLTAGDIAEGYKALYEAERGWRDLKTGIDLRPVFHHKPQRIEAHVQLCWLALLLIRVAEHATGDTWRNLRAELDRLHLVTMATNDGHLAQRGELTPGQRDILTALELPTPPRIFDFTPADSAP, encoded by the coding sequence ATGTATTTGCGGGAGACCAAGCGGCGCAACCGCGACGGGTCGGTGGTGTCGTACCTGGCGCTGGCCCACAACGAGCGCGATCCGGAGTCGGGAACGCCGCGGGCGCGGATCTTGTACAACCTCGGCCGGGCCGATCGGGTCGACCGGGCGGCGCTGGGACGGCTGGTCGACAGCGTCGGACGGTTCCTCGATCCCGAGGCGAGCCGGGCAGGCGAGGTCGAGGCGGCGGGGGTGCCGCCGGTGGTCGACGCGCGGCCGATGGGCACCAGCTGGGTTGCTGATCAGCTGTGGCAGCGGCTGGGGATCGCCACCGCGCTCGGGGAGGCGGTCGCCGGCGGCCGCGTGAACGCGGCGGCGGTCGAGCGGGTGATCTTCGCGATGGTGGCCAACCGGCTGTCGGCCGAGCCGCTGTCCAAGCGTGCGGGGACCCGCTGGGTGGCCGAGCGGGTGTTCATCGACGGGCTCGAGGCCATGAGCGACGACGACTGCTACCGGGCGATGGACCGGTTCGGCGACGTGGTCGGCGAGGTGCAGCGGCGGGTGTTCTTCAGCGTCGCCAACCTGCTCAACCTCGAGGTCGACCTGCTGTTCTTCGATTCGACGTCGACGTATTGGGAGACCGAGACCGGCGACGCGCCCGCCGACGGCGACGACCTCGCCGGTCTGGCCGACGACGAGGACGGCGACGGGGATGTGGCGGCCGAGGCGGTCGAGGCCGCGGTGCGCACCTGGGGCCGGTCCAAGGACCACCGCCCGGATCTGCCGCAGGTCGTCATCGGCATGGCGGTCACCCGGGAGGGCATCCCCGTCAGGCTGTGGACCTTCCCCGGCGACACCTCCGATCAGAAGCTCATCCGCCGCGTCAAGGACGATCTGCGCGACTGGCAGCTGGGCCGGGTCATCTGGGTGCTCGACCGCGGGTTCACCAGCGAGCAGAACCGCCGGTATCTCCAGCGCGCCGGCGGCGGCTACATCATGGGCGAGAAGCTGCGCGGCGCCTCGAGCGAGGCCGCCGCCGCGCTTGGCCGCCAGGGCCGGTATCGCACGGTGGCGGGCAACCTGCGCGTCAAGGAAGTCAGAGTCGATGACGGCGCCGGCCGCGACCGGTTCGTCGTCTGCCACAACCCCGAGGCCGCCGAGCGCGACGCCGCCGTCCGCGCGGCGATCGTCGCCCGCCTCGAAGACGCAATCGCCGACAGCGACGGCCTGTCGGCGCGCAAGCGCGCCGAGCTCGCCGGCGCGTTGAAGACCAAGCCCGGCTACAACCGGTTCCTGCGCACTACGCCCAACGGCTACCTGCGCGTCGACCGCGCCGCGGTGCGCCGCGACGCCCACTACGACGGCAAGTACCTGCTACGCACCTCAGACGAGTCGCTGACCGCCGGCGACATCGCCGAGGGCTACAAGGCCCTGTACGAGGCCGAGCGCGGCTGGCGCGACCTCAAGACCGGCATCGACCTGCGCCCGGTCTTCCACCACAAGCCCCAGCGCATCGAAGCCCACGTCCAGCTGTGCTGGCTGGCGCTGCTGCTCATCCGCGTCGCCGAGCACGCCACCGGCGACACCTGGCGCAACCTGCGAGCCGAGCTCGACCGGCTGCACCTGGTCACCATGGCCACCAACGACGGCCACTTGGCCCAACGCGGCGAGCTCACCCCCGGACAGCGCGACATCCTCACCGCCCTCGAACTGCCCACCCCGCCGCGCATCTTCGACTTCACCCCCGCCGACAGCGCCCCGTAA
- a CDS encoding alkaline phosphatase family protein — protein sequence MAGSRRLGIIVVIDGLRPDAITPQDTPVLHALGQDGAVATQGRAVAPAVTRVNAASMATGELPTRTGITGNLLHVPEVAPAPFTTADARNLLRLRERTGSIVDTVTLAERIEHAGGRFVAVGSGSSGSTLCLNPRAPDGVGTLVNADDPAKGAPFAWPPEVGDQVHARFGPPPPKGRDHSNADSSDYATRIVTDYVLPMLDASVVMLWLTEPDSAQHRHGVGSPAATDALRRADRNVGQLVDQLERLGLRDEANLFVVSDHGFSQAARTVDVAQDLVAAGCKEGPDSTDLVVARTGCVGIFADSEERVPSTVEWLRRQDWADLIFTASHDAASPLGWVDGTFALELLGSTHPTRSPDIHVTLAWNQLAEPTGGWTGLYASTGGSTASAPGGGDHGNLSPADVTTTFRAWGADIARTRSEVPVGNVDLAPTVLALTGLPDEADGRHGRVAHELLTGEHERAEVTIDRRIHTTASADGAYAAELKTSLVAGHRYLDQGRRIRET from the coding sequence TTGGCCGGATCGCGACGCCTCGGGATCATCGTGGTGATCGACGGTCTCCGCCCCGACGCGATCACGCCACAAGACACCCCGGTCCTGCACGCGCTCGGCCAGGACGGCGCCGTCGCCACCCAAGGGCGCGCGGTCGCGCCCGCGGTCACGCGCGTCAACGCCGCCTCGATGGCCACCGGCGAACTGCCGACACGCACGGGCATCACCGGCAACCTGCTGCACGTCCCCGAGGTCGCGCCAGCGCCCTTCACCACCGCGGACGCCCGCAACCTGCTCCGCCTGCGCGAACGCACCGGCTCCATCGTCGACACCGTCACGCTCGCCGAACGGATCGAACACGCAGGTGGGCGGTTCGTCGCCGTGGGCTCGGGCTCGTCCGGCAGCACCCTGTGCCTGAACCCCCGCGCCCCCGACGGCGTCGGCACCCTCGTGAACGCCGACGACCCCGCCAAGGGCGCCCCCTTCGCGTGGCCACCCGAGGTCGGCGACCAGGTGCACGCGCGCTTCGGGCCGCCGCCCCCGAAGGGACGCGACCACAGCAACGCGGACTCCTCCGACTACGCGACGCGGATCGTCACCGACTACGTCCTGCCAATGCTCGACGCGAGCGTGGTGATGCTGTGGCTGACCGAGCCGGACAGCGCCCAGCACCGTCACGGGGTCGGCTCGCCTGCCGCGACCGACGCCCTCCGCCGCGCGGACCGCAACGTCGGACAGCTCGTCGACCAGTTGGAGCGTCTCGGGCTGCGCGACGAGGCGAACCTCTTCGTGGTCTCCGATCACGGGTTCTCGCAGGCCGCCCGCACCGTCGACGTCGCGCAGGACCTCGTGGCCGCCGGGTGCAAGGAAGGACCGGACTCGACCGACCTCGTCGTCGCGAGAACCGGGTGTGTCGGGATCTTCGCGGACTCCGAGGAGCGCGTCCCCTCGACCGTCGAGTGGCTGCGCCGACAGGACTGGGCCGACCTGATCTTCACCGCTAGCCACGACGCCGCGAGCCCGCTCGGATGGGTCGACGGCACCTTCGCGCTCGAGCTGCTCGGCTCCACCCACCCGACCCGAAGCCCCGACATCCACGTCACCCTCGCCTGGAACCAGCTCGCCGAGCCGACGGGCGGCTGGACCGGCCTCTATGCGAGCACGGGGGGAAGCACGGCCTCCGCCCCGGGGGGCGGCGACCACGGCAACCTGAGCCCCGCCGATGTGACCACCACCTTCCGCGCGTGGGGCGCCGACATCGCGCGGACCCGGTCCGAGGTGCCCGTTGGCAACGTCGACCTCGCACCTACCGTGCTCGCCCTCACGGGCCTTCCAGACGAGGCGGACGGGCGACACGGGCGCGTCGCCCACGAGCTGCTCACCGGTGAGCACGAGCGCGCAGAGGTCACCATCGACCGAAGGATCCACACCACGGCATCAGCCGACGGCGCCTATGCCGCCGAGCTCAAGACCTCGCTCGTCGCGGGGCATCGCTACCTCGACCAGGGCCGACGCATCCGCGAAACCTGA
- a CDS encoding alpha/beta fold hydrolase: protein MVDYETFELGDVQLSTGQTLRDAKLAYKTYGELNADKSNAIVYPTWYSGQHHDNEWLIGQGMALDPSKYFIIVPNMFGNGLSSSPSNTPPPHNSPRFPNVTFQDNVAQQHRLVTEHLGIEKLALVTGWSMGAGQTYQWAVSYPDMVERILPFCGSSKTSEHNIVFLEGVRHAIMTDAAWQEGLYDEQPVKGLRAVGRVYAGWGFSQAFYWQQLYKQDPLDYASLEDFLVGFWEGFFLNKDANNLLAMAWTWQNGDIGQTPGFDGNHEGALASIKAKAFVMPAEKDLYFPPEDEEYAVSHMTNAELRVIPGVWGHFAGGGANPVDIQFIDEALKELLAS from the coding sequence ATGGTCGACTACGAGACCTTCGAGTTGGGTGACGTTCAGCTGAGCACGGGTCAGACCCTGCGCGATGCCAAGCTCGCCTACAAGACGTACGGCGAACTGAACGCCGATAAGAGCAACGCCATCGTTTACCCCACGTGGTACTCCGGGCAACACCACGACAACGAGTGGCTCATCGGCCAGGGCATGGCCCTAGACCCGTCGAAGTACTTCATCATCGTCCCCAACATGTTCGGCAACGGGCTCTCGTCCTCGCCGAGCAACACCCCGCCGCCGCACAACAGTCCACGGTTTCCCAACGTGACGTTCCAGGACAACGTCGCGCAGCAGCACCGCTTGGTGACCGAGCACCTCGGCATCGAGAAGCTCGCTCTCGTCACCGGCTGGTCCATGGGCGCCGGTCAGACCTATCAGTGGGCAGTCAGCTATCCCGACATGGTTGAACGCATCCTGCCGTTCTGCGGCTCCTCTAAGACGTCCGAGCACAACATCGTGTTCCTTGAGGGCGTGAGGCACGCAATTATGACTGATGCCGCGTGGCAAGAGGGCCTGTACGACGAGCAGCCCGTGAAGGGCCTGCGCGCAGTGGGACGGGTCTACGCTGGTTGGGGGTTTTCGCAGGCCTTCTACTGGCAACAGCTCTACAAGCAGGACCCCCTCGACTACGCCTCGCTTGAGGACTTTCTCGTTGGCTTTTGGGAAGGCTTCTTCCTTAACAAGGACGCCAACAACCTGCTGGCGATGGCGTGGACCTGGCAGAATGGCGACATCGGCCAGACGCCGGGCTTCGACGGGAACCACGAGGGCGCTCTAGCGTCGATCAAGGCGAAGGCGTTCGTCATGCCTGCCGAGAAGGATCTCTATTTCCCGCCCGAGGACGAGGAGTATGCGGTCTCCCACATGACTAATGCCGAGTTGCGCGTAATTCCCGGGGTATGGGGTCATTTCGCTGGCGGCGGCGCGAACCCGGTGGATATCCAGTTTATCGACGAGGCCCTCAAGGAGTTGCTCGCTAGCTAA
- a CDS encoding GAF and ANTAR domain-containing protein produces MSRERRIIENLVYLSDSLLEDFDADELLGELCERCVELLDVDAAGVMLAMDPEQLRAVAASSVSMDQLEVFEVAAAEGPSYGAYVAGAPVVEADLNNAADRWPRFVPRALELGFVGGYGFPLRLRGRTIGALNLFQEAHRQPLGDTDAVVAKGLADVAAITLMQEEIIRSRDTTVSQLTHALEARVAVEQAKGLLAERLGISPHTAFERMREHARSHRRKVRDVADDLLAGRPLQI; encoded by the coding sequence ATGAGTCGTGAGCGCCGCATCATCGAGAACTTGGTCTATCTGAGCGATTCGCTGCTCGAGGATTTCGATGCTGATGAACTCTTGGGCGAGTTGTGCGAGCGCTGCGTGGAGCTGTTGGACGTCGACGCGGCTGGAGTGATGCTCGCGATGGACCCCGAGCAGCTACGAGCCGTCGCGGCCAGCAGTGTGAGCATGGACCAGTTGGAGGTGTTCGAGGTTGCCGCCGCGGAGGGCCCGTCCTATGGGGCCTACGTGGCAGGAGCGCCGGTGGTGGAGGCCGACCTCAACAACGCCGCCGACCGGTGGCCACGGTTCGTGCCGCGGGCGCTCGAGCTCGGGTTCGTCGGAGGCTACGGGTTCCCGCTGCGGCTGCGTGGGCGCACCATCGGGGCGCTGAACCTGTTCCAGGAGGCGCACCGCCAGCCCCTCGGCGACACGGATGCGGTGGTCGCCAAGGGACTCGCGGATGTGGCGGCGATTACTCTCATGCAGGAAGAGATCATCCGATCGAGGGACACCACGGTCTCCCAGCTCACCCACGCACTCGAAGCGCGCGTGGCGGTGGAGCAGGCCAAGGGGCTGCTCGCCGAGCGGCTCGGAATCTCCCCGCACACGGCGTTCGAACGGATGCGCGAGCACGCCCGCTCGCATCGCCGCAAAGTGCGGGACGTCGCCGACGATCTCCTGGCTGGGCGCCCGCTCCAGATCTGA
- a CDS encoding CocE/NonD family hydrolase, protein MTWRSRSLPHRPVAPPGRRRAWQVSAAAPAWQTRPSDPAPVGTCHTTTYRFDPRDPPPNVGGAVPDLPFRYGAKDTRRLEARPDVLTFTSDALEDQCDVVGPVAAQLHVRSSRDHTDFYTKLCDVTPRGRSIHICDGITRLSPDQARPDDSGIHRVVIDMAGTAYRFPAGHRIRLQVSSGAHPRFTRNLGTAEPLATATSMHPAEQELMHGGPYPSRLLLPIHR, encoded by the coding sequence CTGACGTGGAGGTCGCGTTCCCTGCCGCATCGGCCGGTAGCGCCACCCGGGCGTCGACGAGCTTGGCAAGTCTCGGCCGCCGCGCCAGCGTGGCAGACGCGGCCATCCGACCCGGCCCCCGTTGGGACATGCCACACCACGACCTACCGCTTCGATCCCCGGGACCCCCCTCCGAACGTGGGCGGCGCCGTGCCCGACCTGCCGTTCCGCTACGGCGCAAAGGACACCCGCCGGCTCGAGGCCCGACCAGACGTGCTGACGTTCACCAGCGACGCGCTCGAAGACCAATGCGACGTGGTCGGCCCGGTGGCGGCACAGTTGCACGTACGATCGAGTCGGGACCACACCGACTTCTACACCAAGCTCTGCGACGTCACGCCCCGCGGGAGATCGATCCATATCTGCGATGGGATCACTCGTCTCTCACCCGACCAGGCACGCCCCGACGACTCCGGCATTCACCGGGTAGTGATCGACATGGCCGGCACCGCCTATCGCTTCCCAGCAGGCCACCGCATACGCCTGCAAGTCTCCAGCGGAGCCCACCCCCGGTTCACCCGCAATCTCGGAACAGCAGAACCGCTCGCCACAGCAACCAGCATGCACCCTGCCGAGCAGGAACTCATGCACGGCGGCCCATACCCTTCCCGGCTGCTGCTGCCAATACATCGCTGA